Proteins encoded by one window of Thermobaculum terrenum ATCC BAA-798:
- the recF gene encoding DNA replication/repair protein RecF (All proteins in this family for which functions are known are DNA-binding proteins that assist the filamentation of RecA onto DNA for the initiation of recombination or recombinational repair.), giving the protein MYCSSISLTNFRNYTNLQVDLPNGPILVLGPNASGKTTLLEAIYLLATTKSHRAGSDRELINWNTESEEGVPAFARVAAEVRRRSPIQVEITILKESTAQGENVRKRIRVNGVNKRAIDLIGQVNVVMFGPQDLDLIVGAPSLRRRYLNITISQLDHQYVRTLQTYERVVLQRNTLIKALSDRAFKLRDESINDQFAYWDNELVNQGSYLLARRLEILSRMNELASMVHSKLTGSSQELSIAYKSTLFDSLPLQLDNPREEEIRDLYIKKIHDLRREELRRGMTLVGPHRDDISFLVGGVDVGVYGSRGQQRSVILAIKLAEVDLMKSITGDLPILLLDDVVSELDPERRRYLLQNVLQLSQQALVTTTDLLTIGREFLAEASLFETTSTGLLQPMKRTWKIGGER; this is encoded by the coding sequence GTGTATTGCTCCTCTATAAGTCTTACCAACTTTCGAAACTACACTAACCTGCAGGTCGATTTGCCCAACGGCCCTATACTCGTCCTTGGTCCCAACGCGAGTGGCAAGACTACGTTGCTTGAGGCCATATATCTACTCGCTACCACTAAATCACATCGGGCTGGCTCGGATCGAGAGCTCATCAATTGGAACACGGAGAGCGAAGAGGGTGTGCCGGCTTTCGCACGCGTGGCAGCAGAGGTGAGAAGGCGTAGCCCAATACAGGTGGAGATCACTATCCTGAAGGAATCTACCGCACAGGGCGAGAACGTACGCAAGCGTATACGTGTCAACGGTGTAAATAAGAGGGCTATAGACCTTATAGGACAGGTGAACGTGGTTATGTTCGGGCCCCAGGACCTCGACCTTATAGTCGGAGCTCCCAGCCTCCGAAGGCGTTATCTTAACATTACAATTTCGCAGTTGGATCACCAGTACGTAAGGACGTTGCAGACCTATGAGCGTGTAGTGCTCCAGCGTAACACCCTAATCAAGGCTCTTTCAGATAGAGCCTTTAAGCTGAGAGATGAGTCTATAAACGACCAGTTTGCCTATTGGGACAATGAGCTAGTCAATCAAGGGTCATACCTACTTGCCAGGCGCTTGGAGATCCTGAGTAGGATGAATGAGCTAGCCAGTATGGTACATAGCAAGCTGACCGGATCCTCTCAGGAGCTGAGTATTGCTTATAAATCCACACTATTCGACTCACTGCCCTTACAGTTAGATAATCCACGCGAGGAGGAAATAAGGGATCTATACATAAAGAAGATTCATGATCTGCGTCGGGAGGAGCTTAGGCGCGGCATGACGTTGGTTGGCCCCCATAGAGACGACATAAGCTTTCTTGTGGGAGGCGTTGATGTTGGGGTTTATGGTTCGAGAGGGCAGCAGCGCTCTGTGATACTGGCTATAAAGCTTGCTGAGGTTGATCTTATGAAGAGCATTACTGGAGACCTTCCTATCTTGCTACTGGATGATGTGGTGTCTGAGCTTGATCCTGAGAGAAGGAGATACCTGCTCCAGAACGTGCTACAGCTGTCACAACAGGCATTGGTGACTACCACAGACCTGCTGACTATAGGCAGAGAGTTTCTTGCTGAGGCTTCTCTATTTGAAACTACATCGACGGGACTTCTACAGCCCATGAAGAGAACCTGGAAAATTGGTGGAGAAA
- the ispG gene encoding (E)-4-hydroxy-3-methylbut-2-enyl-diphosphate synthase, giving the protein MVKSQEVTSNRYCVDPYSYKRRCTHEVMVGNVGVGGNNPIRVQSMTTTRTKDVESTVNQIVSLARVGCEIVRVTTPTPADARAIKDIKKELQSKNIHIPIVADVHFSPHAAMEAALWADKVRINPGNFADTKLFHIKEYTDEEYAKHLEKIAEKLYPLVMRCKERGISMRIGTNHGSLSDRIMSRYGDTPLGMVESALEFVRMCEEWGYKDIILSMKASNPKVMIAAYRLLAARMLEYGMTYPFHLGVTEAGNGEDGRIKSAIGIGTLLEDGIGDTVRVSLTEDPENEIPFAYELVKRYAYGIVPDSDEATSIDPLPDLRSPFDYSPRPTRKIFLGEHVLGANNPPLVLYKQSSPLSINGVVSINRPVGRDSLRADALSLEVVSEKDRDVFQTSASGLQFASNKPALIATLRFPVDVRDIEAAAYMCSIERGQEDRLSTVARLAVEHKRPLVLELIANIAHDQARDLEGKHDYSVVDELISYALKVEQFGVNDLILALRIPDRSYRIRAYRLLDSRLRELGKDWNLLLTVTEDDLIDASIGLGSLLCDGIGSMVSIEGNKPYEEKISLVFNILQASGARISKAEFIACPSCGRTLFDLQTTTEKIKSKTGHLKGVKIAVMGCIVNGLGELADADFGYMGSGEGKVNLFVGKTCVEKNVPEEIAADKLVDLIKAHGRWIDPPDNNSSMHDS; this is encoded by the coding sequence ATGGTGAAAAGTCAGGAAGTTACTAGCAACAGGTATTGCGTAGACCCTTACTCCTACAAGAGGCGGTGTACTCATGAGGTAATGGTTGGTAATGTGGGAGTTGGGGGAAATAATCCAATAAGAGTTCAGTCGATGACCACAACCAGGACAAAGGATGTGGAATCGACTGTTAATCAGATCGTGTCCTTGGCGAGAGTGGGCTGCGAGATAGTGAGAGTTACTACTCCCACGCCTGCTGATGCCAGGGCCATAAAGGATATCAAGAAGGAGCTTCAGTCCAAGAATATACACATTCCTATAGTGGCTGATGTTCATTTCAGTCCTCATGCAGCGATGGAGGCTGCGCTATGGGCGGACAAAGTAAGGATCAACCCGGGTAATTTTGCGGACACTAAGCTCTTTCACATAAAAGAGTACACCGATGAGGAGTATGCTAAGCATCTGGAGAAGATAGCTGAGAAGCTATATCCTCTGGTGATGCGTTGTAAGGAGAGGGGAATATCGATGCGCATTGGCACTAATCATGGTTCCCTCTCCGACAGGATAATGTCCAGGTATGGTGATACCCCGCTGGGCATGGTGGAGTCCGCCCTCGAGTTTGTGCGTATGTGTGAAGAGTGGGGATACAAGGACATAATACTTTCTATGAAAGCCTCTAATCCAAAGGTAATGATAGCTGCCTATAGGCTTCTCGCTGCCAGGATGCTCGAGTACGGCATGACTTATCCCTTCCACTTGGGTGTCACAGAGGCTGGCAATGGTGAAGATGGACGCATCAAGTCAGCTATTGGTATAGGTACTTTGCTTGAGGATGGGATAGGTGACACTGTAAGGGTTTCCCTTACTGAAGACCCTGAAAACGAGATCCCATTCGCCTACGAACTAGTCAAGCGATATGCTTATGGTATAGTCCCAGACAGTGATGAAGCCACATCTATAGATCCTCTGCCGGATCTTAGGTCACCTTTTGACTATTCTCCAAGACCGACCAGGAAAATATTCCTGGGAGAGCACGTGCTTGGAGCTAATAATCCTCCTCTAGTGCTCTACAAGCAGTCGTCTCCTCTATCAATTAACGGGGTAGTCAGCATAAATAGGCCCGTTGGTCGCGATAGCCTGAGGGCAGATGCATTGTCTCTGGAGGTGGTATCTGAGAAGGACAGGGACGTTTTTCAGACGTCAGCTAGTGGTTTACAGTTCGCATCCAACAAGCCAGCCTTGATCGCTACCCTTCGATTCCCTGTGGATGTGAGAGATATTGAAGCCGCGGCCTACATGTGTTCTATAGAACGGGGACAAGAGGATAGGTTGTCTACGGTTGCACGGCTTGCCGTTGAGCACAAGCGTCCGCTTGTTCTAGAACTTATCGCTAATATTGCCCATGATCAAGCGCGCGATCTTGAGGGTAAGCATGATTATTCTGTGGTTGATGAGCTGATAAGTTATGCACTGAAGGTCGAGCAGTTTGGGGTAAATGATCTTATCCTTGCCCTGAGAATACCTGATAGATCTTACCGTATCAGGGCCTATAGGCTACTAGATTCGAGGCTAAGGGAGCTAGGGAAAGATTGGAACCTCCTTTTGACGGTCACCGAAGATGACCTGATAGATGCCTCGATTGGCCTCGGTTCTCTATTGTGCGATGGTATAGGCTCTATGGTTTCTATAGAAGGCAATAAACCCTATGAGGAAAAGATAAGCTTGGTGTTCAATATCCTCCAGGCTTCTGGTGCTAGGATCAGCAAGGCGGAGTTTATAGCCTGCCCTAGCTGTGGTAGAACGCTCTTTGATTTACAGACGACCACCGAAAAGATCAAGAGTAAGACTGGTCATTTGAAAGGCGTCAAAATAGCTGTGATGGGTTGTATCGTGAATGGCCTTGGGGAGCTGGCAGATGCTGACTTCGGCTATATGGGAAGCGGCGAGGGTAAAGTAAATCTATTTGTGGGCAAGACCTGCGTTGAGAAGAATGTGCCGGAAGAAATAGCTGCAGACAAACTGGTGGATTTGATCAAGGCTCATGGCAGGTGGATCGATCCTCCAGACAATAACTCCTCTATGCATGACTCCTAG
- the thyX gene encoding FAD-dependent thymidylate synthase, with protein MAQQSTNNGIALTRGEKTNIKVKLLFPTKEIAEQYYLPIAYTAARTCYSEKYPEDIWEDALSGKIPQEKMQKLIESIIESGHGTVIEHLWFTFAISGVSRSLSHQLVRHRMGVSFDQQSQRYVRYKHPQYTVPESIAEDSELLEKFVQAIEGNMELYSEMLSQGVPAEDARFLFPNGIQTNLVMTVNLRELIHMSGLRLCTMAQWEIRKLFALIKAEVRRTHPFLAQFLVIKCVRMGYCDEARNADEHCKVRPHKNTVFKLIDEYRHSQRTNSTRAQNTNE; from the coding sequence ATGGCACAGCAGTCCACCAATAATGGCATAGCCCTTACAAGAGGAGAAAAAACTAATATCAAGGTCAAGCTGTTGTTCCCAACTAAGGAGATAGCTGAACAGTATTACCTGCCGATCGCTTACACTGCAGCCAGGACCTGCTATTCTGAGAAATACCCGGAGGATATATGGGAAGACGCTCTCTCAGGCAAGATTCCACAAGAGAAGATGCAGAAGCTCATCGAGAGCATAATAGAGAGCGGACATGGCACAGTAATAGAACACCTGTGGTTCACATTCGCAATATCCGGAGTGTCGAGGTCCTTATCTCACCAACTAGTACGCCACAGAATGGGCGTGAGCTTCGACCAGCAATCTCAAAGGTATGTCCGTTACAAACACCCACAGTATACAGTGCCTGAATCCATAGCCGAAGATTCAGAGCTCTTGGAGAAGTTTGTCCAGGCTATAGAAGGTAATATGGAGCTTTACTCCGAGATGCTATCACAAGGTGTGCCTGCAGAGGATGCACGCTTTCTATTCCCCAACGGCATACAGACCAATCTTGTAATGACTGTCAATCTACGCGAGCTGATACACATGAGTGGATTGAGGCTGTGCACCATGGCACAGTGGGAGATCCGCAAGCTGTTCGCACTCATCAAGGCTGAGGTGCGCAGGACACATCCCTTCCTAGCGCAGTTTCTAGTAATAAAATGCGTCAGGATGGGTTACTGTGATGAGGCCCGTAACGCAGATGAGCATTGCAAAGTGCGACCTCATAAGAATACAGTCTTCAAACTAATAGACGAATACAGGCACTCACAGAGGACCAATTCAACCAGAGCTCAGAATACCAACGAATAA
- the glyA gene encoding serine hydroxymethyltransferase: MAISESKVRFPSLAEFDPEIYEAIQNEKHREMSTLELIASENFVSKAVMEAQGSVLTNKYAEGLPGKRYYGGCKYVDVVESLAIERAKQLFGADHVNVQPHSGAQANTAVYLATLKPGDTVLGMDLTHGGHLTHGHPINISGMYFTFFRYGVSRETGYIDYDQVRALAKQHNPKMIIAGASAYPREIRFDIFREIADEVGAYLFVDMAHIAGLVAAGLHQSPIPYADFVSTTTHKTLRGPRGGLVFCKAEHAKALDKAVFPGVQGGPLMHVIAAKAVALKEALQPEFKEYQRQIVKNASTLAQSLTKHGFNLVSGGTDNHLMLVDLRNKNITGKEAESLLDEVGITVNKNTVPYDTQSAFVTSGIRIGTPAVTTRGMKEPEMEEIADIISTVIDARQGEALDEARERVKTLTDRFPFYTD; encoded by the coding sequence ATGGCAATAAGCGAAAGCAAAGTAAGATTTCCCTCTCTGGCAGAATTTGATCCCGAGATCTATGAGGCTATACAGAACGAAAAGCACCGCGAGATGAGCACTCTGGAGCTCATAGCTTCAGAGAACTTCGTTTCCAAAGCGGTGATGGAGGCTCAAGGCTCTGTACTTACTAATAAGTACGCCGAAGGGTTGCCAGGCAAAAGATACTACGGCGGCTGCAAATATGTGGACGTTGTGGAGAGCTTGGCTATAGAGAGGGCTAAGCAGCTCTTCGGCGCCGACCACGTTAACGTACAGCCTCACAGCGGTGCGCAAGCAAATACCGCTGTATATCTGGCTACCCTTAAGCCCGGGGATACAGTGCTCGGCATGGACCTTACTCATGGTGGCCACCTTACGCATGGGCACCCAATTAACATATCAGGCATGTACTTCACTTTTTTCCGTTATGGAGTCTCGAGAGAGACTGGATACATAGACTATGACCAAGTAAGGGCCCTTGCTAAGCAGCACAATCCCAAAATGATTATTGCTGGCGCTAGCGCTTACCCAAGAGAGATAAGGTTTGACATCTTCAGAGAGATAGCCGACGAGGTCGGAGCCTATCTATTCGTTGATATGGCCCACATAGCAGGGTTGGTAGCAGCTGGACTGCATCAGTCACCCATTCCATACGCCGATTTCGTTAGCACTACCACCCACAAAACCCTTCGTGGACCAAGAGGCGGGCTAGTCTTCTGCAAGGCAGAACATGCCAAGGCCCTTGATAAAGCTGTATTCCCTGGTGTACAGGGTGGACCGCTAATGCATGTCATTGCTGCCAAGGCTGTGGCCCTCAAGGAGGCTCTGCAGCCTGAATTCAAGGAGTATCAGAGACAGATAGTGAAGAACGCCTCAACTCTTGCTCAATCCCTAACAAAGCATGGGTTTAACCTCGTCAGTGGTGGAACTGATAACCATCTGATGCTCGTGGATCTAAGGAATAAGAATATCACTGGCAAGGAGGCTGAATCCCTTCTAGACGAGGTGGGAATCACTGTTAATAAAAACACCGTGCCTTACGATACACAGTCCGCCTTCGTCACTAGTGGTATAAGAATAGGTACTCCTGCAGTGACGACTAGGGGGATGAAGGAACCAGAGATGGAGGAGATCGCCGATATAATCTCTACGGTAATAGATGCAAGGCAGGGTGAAGCGCTCGACGAAGCGCGAGAAAGAGTGAAGACCCTAACAGACAGGTTTCCTTTCTACACAGACTAG
- a CDS encoding APC family permease, whose protein sequence is MTNGHDPSSELDVKEVRRGRHPGDRYVRVQHTPGFQKVGRGYISVTPRATEPKTFVGKALRSVRRFLIGSPIETAREVHERLTKIKALAILGSDNISSSSYATEEIMRILLLGGISALSLTLPITLAVICVLIIVVISYQQTIRAYPHGASAYIVASNELGKLPGLTAAASLLNDYVLTVSVSIAAGVAALGSAAPFFLGSSAGDFFYNHRVLVSIVLIMIIMIGNLRGVREAGTIFAAPTYIYIISILGLLAYGFYRFASGDLPEYNPPPGWVEEWQHRSLGALSILLILRAFASGSVGLSGTEAISDGVPAFKPPEWKNARITLIFMAGTFGILFLGISFLSGQLHIIPAPEEQETVLSQLARTLVGTGPYYLLVQAATAVVLVLAANTAFSDFPRLAYFLARDGYMPHQFLHRGDRLAFSVGIISLSVIASLLLIIFGGSVTALIPLYTVGVFVAFTLSQSGMVAHWRRQRGKGWRVKAAVNGVGATITGIVAVIVAVTKFSSGVPLFNIGSFTVHAGSWIVLVLVPLMILMLMSIRSHYERAQRELQPEIPINPSDIKHTIIVPVASLNKVALQSLAYAKSISPNVTAIHVVENQEEAEEFRKEWEKFGSPCSLVIMESPYRSLVGPILAYIDAVDRKRPDDTITVVLPEFVPKHWWERLLHNQTALRLKAALLFRPGTVVINVPYHLK, encoded by the coding sequence ATGACTAACGGTCATGATCCCAGCTCAGAGTTAGATGTAAAGGAAGTCAGGCGTGGTAGGCATCCGGGTGATAGGTATGTAAGAGTCCAGCATACTCCGGGATTTCAAAAAGTTGGCCGTGGATATATATCGGTTACTCCCAGAGCAACTGAACCCAAGACTTTCGTTGGCAAGGCACTAAGGAGTGTTAGAAGGTTTCTAATTGGTTCACCAATAGAGACCGCAAGGGAAGTTCACGAACGCCTTACGAAGATAAAGGCACTGGCTATCCTGGGTTCGGATAATATCTCCTCCTCATCGTATGCTACTGAAGAAATCATGAGGATTCTATTGCTGGGGGGGATATCTGCGTTATCTCTAACCCTACCTATAACATTAGCGGTTATATGTGTCCTCATAATAGTCGTCATCTCCTACCAACAGACAATAAGGGCCTATCCTCATGGCGCTAGTGCCTACATAGTAGCATCCAACGAGTTAGGTAAGCTTCCTGGACTGACAGCAGCAGCATCTCTTCTCAACGATTATGTGCTTACGGTTTCAGTATCTATTGCTGCTGGTGTGGCTGCCTTAGGGTCTGCGGCTCCGTTCTTCCTGGGATCAAGCGCTGGTGACTTCTTCTATAACCACAGAGTGCTTGTATCAATTGTGTTGATAATGATCATCATGATAGGCAATCTACGGGGAGTCCGAGAGGCCGGGACGATTTTTGCAGCTCCTACTTATATCTATATAATCTCTATCCTCGGTCTTTTAGCTTATGGCTTTTATAGATTTGCCAGTGGTGACCTTCCTGAGTATAACCCGCCTCCTGGCTGGGTGGAGGAATGGCAGCATAGATCTCTAGGAGCACTGAGTATATTGCTAATACTGAGGGCTTTCGCTTCAGGTTCTGTGGGTCTAAGCGGTACTGAAGCCATTTCGGACGGTGTGCCAGCCTTCAAACCGCCTGAATGGAAAAATGCTAGGATAACCCTCATATTCATGGCAGGAACTTTCGGAATACTATTCCTAGGTATAAGCTTCCTTTCGGGTCAACTGCACATAATTCCTGCTCCTGAGGAACAAGAGACAGTTCTCAGCCAACTGGCTCGTACCCTCGTGGGTACAGGTCCTTATTACTTGCTAGTTCAGGCAGCTACTGCAGTAGTACTGGTGTTGGCTGCTAATACAGCTTTCTCCGATTTCCCCAGGTTGGCTTATTTCCTGGCGCGCGATGGCTACATGCCTCACCAGTTCTTGCATAGAGGTGATAGACTGGCATTTTCTGTGGGGATAATTTCCTTGTCAGTAATAGCGTCCCTACTGCTGATAATATTTGGCGGTAGCGTGACGGCTCTAATTCCTCTGTATACGGTTGGTGTGTTTGTGGCCTTCACTCTTTCCCAATCTGGAATGGTTGCTCATTGGCGCAGGCAGAGAGGGAAAGGATGGAGAGTAAAAGCCGCCGTAAACGGTGTGGGTGCAACTATTACTGGCATAGTTGCTGTGATAGTGGCTGTGACCAAGTTCTCCAGTGGTGTCCCTCTGTTCAACATAGGCAGTTTTACCGTACATGCAGGCTCTTGGATAGTTCTCGTGCTCGTACCTCTCATGATATTAATGCTGATGTCAATTCGTAGCCATTACGAGAGGGCGCAGAGGGAGCTACAACCTGAGATCCCAATTAATCCATCTGATATCAAGCACACGATCATAGTACCGGTAGCCAGCCTGAATAAAGTAGCTCTGCAAAGTCTTGCATATGCTAAGTCTATAAGCCCGAACGTCACAGCTATACACGTAGTGGAGAATCAGGAAGAGGCGGAAGAGTTTAGAAAAGAATGGGAAAAGTTTGGCAGCCCATGTAGCCTGGTTATCATGGAGTCTCCTTACAGGTCTCTCGTTGGTCCGATATTGGCTTACATAGACGCGGTAGACAGAAAGAGACCAGATGATACCATAACTGTAGTACTGCCCGAGTTCGTGCCCAAGCATTGGTGGGAAAGATTGCTACATAACCAGACTGCACTCAGGTTGAAAGCAGCGCTGTTATTTAGGCCTGGCACGGTAGTAATAAACGTGCCTTATCACTTGAAGTAA
- the hpt gene encoding hypoxanthine phosphoribosyltransferase: MNSDIEQILITESELQAKIKELGSRIAEDYKDKIPVLIGVLNGAVMFVSDLIRACPIQLNIDFMAVSSYQDSTESSGVVKIIKDLDRNISGRHILIVEDIIDTGLTLSYLLETLQARHPASIKVCALLDKASRRRVNVPIDYLGFQIPDKFVVGYGLDFRDLYRNLPYIGVLKPYLYEGITGDNDI; this comes from the coding sequence ATGAATTCCGATATAGAGCAGATACTCATAACCGAGTCTGAACTCCAGGCCAAGATCAAGGAGCTTGGTAGCCGGATAGCTGAGGATTATAAAGATAAGATACCAGTGTTGATAGGCGTACTCAATGGAGCAGTTATGTTTGTGTCTGACCTGATAAGAGCTTGCCCTATACAGCTCAACATAGATTTTATGGCAGTCAGCTCTTATCAGGATAGCACTGAAAGTAGCGGTGTAGTGAAAATCATCAAGGATCTAGATCGTAATATCAGCGGTAGGCACATATTGATTGTTGAGGACATAATCGACACGGGTTTGACCTTATCCTACCTGCTTGAGACTTTGCAAGCCAGGCATCCAGCTAGCATCAAGGTATGCGCTTTGCTAGATAAGGCTAGCAGAAGACGCGTGAATGTACCTATAGATTATCTGGGATTTCAGATACCAGACAAATTTGTTGTTGGATATGGGTTGGACTTTAGAGACCTATATAGAAACCTTCCCTATATAGGGGTACTTAAGCCTTATCTTTATGAAGGAATAACCGGAGATAACGATATATAA
- the yqeC gene encoding selenium cofactor biosynthesis protein YqeC, producing MISNNLSSYLEIGPSSFVSLVGAGGKTTTMFRLAHELSDRGLRVITTTTTAIQMPSKNQTPLVLTREEIEQKADYLSEALEKYRHVTIVGTIARKDKLLGVDFDFLQRVKDIADSVIAEADGARHKLIKAPAEHEPAVPPYTTHFVAIASLKALGMPLSEACHRPEEGQKLACMDPSLPLTVEAFAKILGSPLGILKGKPEVIRSYLLLTALSQDNKLEAEEIARRVVSTNRNGFDLIIGVDKEGGLVVL from the coding sequence ATGATCAGCAACAACCTTAGCTCGTATCTCGAAATAGGACCTTCTAGCTTCGTGTCCCTAGTAGGCGCTGGCGGGAAAACCACCACTATGTTCCGACTAGCTCATGAGCTATCGGACAGGGGACTAAGAGTCATAACCACTACTACAACTGCTATACAGATGCCTTCCAAAAATCAAACACCGTTGGTACTGACGCGTGAGGAAATTGAGCAGAAGGCTGATTACTTATCGGAAGCTTTAGAGAAGTACCGACATGTAACTATAGTTGGCACAATAGCACGCAAGGACAAATTATTGGGGGTAGATTTTGATTTTCTTCAGCGTGTCAAAGATATCGCTGACTCAGTGATAGCTGAAGCCGATGGGGCCAGGCACAAACTCATTAAGGCACCCGCTGAGCATGAACCTGCCGTGCCTCCGTACACTACTCACTTCGTTGCCATAGCGAGTCTTAAAGCTTTAGGCATGCCTCTATCAGAAGCGTGTCACCGACCTGAGGAGGGTCAGAAACTAGCTTGTATGGATCCTTCATTACCCCTTACCGTTGAAGCGTTTGCAAAGATACTAGGATCCCCTCTAGGCATACTAAAAGGCAAGCCTGAAGTAATCAGAAGCTATCTCCTGCTCACGGCGTTATCCCAAGACAATAAGTTGGAGGCTGAGGAGATCGCTCGAAGAGTAGTCTCCACTAACAGGAATGGTTTTGATCTTATTATCGGAGTAGATAAAGAAGGAGGACTGGTGGTCCTATAG
- the pdxT gene encoding pyridoxal 5'-phosphate synthase glutaminase subunit PdxT, translating to MKIGVLALQGDFREHEQMLHRIGIVPVEVRKPEHLYGLDGIIIPGGESTTIGKLAVNYGLMEPLKDFAAQGKPVWGTCAGMIFLSKDVGMEQPLLGLLDVKVRRNAFGRQLDSFEADIEMPEVSERPVHAVFIRAPIVESVGPGVQVLGKLQDGTIVAVRQGNILATSFHPELTQDPTMHLYFISMAKEDLVTNRS from the coding sequence TTGAAAATAGGTGTTCTGGCCCTGCAGGGGGACTTTAGAGAGCATGAGCAGATGCTTCATAGGATAGGTATTGTTCCTGTTGAAGTTAGGAAGCCCGAACACCTCTACGGACTAGATGGGATCATCATCCCTGGGGGAGAAAGCACTACTATCGGGAAGCTGGCTGTTAACTATGGCCTGATGGAGCCATTGAAAGATTTTGCCGCTCAGGGGAAGCCTGTGTGGGGTACCTGTGCAGGTATGATTTTCCTATCAAAAGATGTTGGTATGGAGCAGCCTTTACTTGGGCTGCTCGACGTAAAGGTACGCCGAAACGCGTTTGGCCGGCAGCTTGATTCCTTCGAAGCTGACATAGAAATGCCGGAGGTTAGCGAACGCCCTGTACACGCCGTGTTTATAAGAGCTCCGATAGTGGAATCCGTTGGGCCAGGGGTACAGGTATTGGGTAAGCTTCAGGATGGTACTATAGTCGCTGTGAGGCAAGGTAATATACTAGCGACGTCTTTTCACCCAGAGCTTACTCAAGATCCCACCATGCACCTTTACTTCATCTCTATGGCAAAGGAAGATCTGGTAACCAATAGATCTTGA
- the pdxS gene encoding pyridoxal 5'-phosphate synthase lyase subunit PdxS: protein MEKSTELTKRGLAEMLKGGVIMDVVNAEQARIAEAAGAVAVMALERVPADIRAQGGVARMSDPALIEEIMNAVTIPVMAKVRIGHFVEAQILEALGVDYIDESEVLTPADEMHHIDKKKFKVPFVCGARDLGEALRRVGEGASMLRLKGEAGTGNIVEAVRHARLIYSEVRRLSTMPEDEWMAYAKQIQAPYELVAEVARTGKLPVVNFAAGGIATPADAALMMQLGVDGIFVGSGIFKSSDPYKRAKAIVEATTHYNDPEVLVRVSKGLGEAMHGIDIRTLSQEELMAPRGW, encoded by the coding sequence GTGGAAAAGTCTACGGAATTAACCAAGCGTGGTTTGGCGGAGATGTTGAAGGGCGGCGTCATAATGGACGTCGTAAATGCTGAGCAGGCACGCATTGCAGAAGCCGCTGGTGCTGTCGCAGTCATGGCCCTAGAAAGGGTACCAGCGGATATAAGGGCGCAAGGTGGCGTGGCTCGAATGAGCGACCCTGCTCTCATAGAGGAGATAATGAACGCGGTTACTATCCCAGTAATGGCCAAAGTTAGGATAGGCCATTTTGTAGAAGCTCAGATCCTGGAGGCTCTCGGAGTTGACTACATAGATGAAAGTGAGGTGTTGACGCCCGCTGATGAGATGCACCATATAGACAAAAAGAAATTCAAGGTGCCTTTTGTCTGCGGGGCTAGAGACCTTGGCGAGGCTCTAAGACGTGTGGGCGAAGGCGCTAGTATGCTGAGGCTCAAGGGGGAAGCAGGTACTGGCAACATAGTAGAGGCAGTCAGGCACGCTCGTCTTATATACAGCGAGGTTCGTCGACTATCTACTATGCCTGAAGATGAATGGATGGCTTATGCTAAGCAGATTCAGGCGCCATATGAGCTAGTTGCTGAGGTGGCACGTACTGGTAAGCTCCCAGTAGTTAACTTTGCTGCTGGTGGTATTGCTACGCCTGCGGATGCTGCACTCATGATGCAACTAGGGGTGGATGGTATCTTCGTAGGTAGTGGGATATTCAAATCAAGCGACCCTTACAAGAGGGCTAAAGCTATAGTGGAAGCTACTACCCACTATAATGATCCAGAAGTGCTGGTTAGAGTCAGTAAAGGGCTTGGCGAAGCCATGCACGGCATCGATATTAGGACTTTATCTCAGGAAGAGCTGATGGCTCCTAGAGGCTGGTAA